The following proteins are encoded in a genomic region of Montipora foliosa isolate CH-2021 chromosome 8, ASM3666993v2, whole genome shotgun sequence:
- the LOC137967600 gene encoding uncharacterized protein encodes MTGFGLSTVSTIVQEVCEAIVKNLWAECVSHHFPKDEADFKEKMLDFEELWQFPCCWCGVDGCHIPIKFPKGGAEARKEYYNFKNFYSIVLMALVDAKYRFMWGSCGFPGNSHDSTIFQSTGLWEKVQQGTIIPNIGKIFDGVRVSLVIVGDSAFQFSTWLMKPYTNAILSQEQRYFNYRLSRARMVTEGAYGQLKGRWRILLRKCENSPEYLKTMTLACMVLHNICLDLGDTISCKLDVTLDPTTGERRDRDTIRALLRMCQCPHQADLIRKKLTKKCWDEKQGHGVC; translated from the coding sequence ATGACTGGCTTTGGACTATCCACTGTCTCAACAATCGTGCAGGAAGTTTGTGAGGCAATCGTGAAAAATCTTTGGGCTGAGTGTGTCTCCCATCATTTTCCAAAGGATGAGGCTGACTTCAAAGAGAAAATGCTGGATTTTGAGGAACTGTGGCAATTCCCATGCTGTTGGTGTGGTGTAGATGGCTGCCACATACCGATTAAGTTCCCTAAAGGTGGAGCAGAGGCCAGGAAGGAGTAttataattttaaaaacttttattCTATTGTTTTAATGGCTCTAGTAGATGCAAAGTACCGTTTTATGTGGGGAAGTTGTGGTTTCCCAGGAAATTCTCACGACTCAACTATATTCCAATCAACCGGTTTGTGGGAAAAAGTGCAACAAGGAACAATAATTCCAAATATTGGGAAaatttttgatggagtacgtgTATCTCTAGTTATAGTGGGGGACTCAGCATTTCAGTTTTCGACATGGTTAATGAAACCATATACAAATGCAATCCTTTCCCAAGAACAAAGGTATTTTAATTATCGTCTAAGTAGAGCTAGAATGGTAACTGAGGGTGCCTATGGGCAGCTGAAGGGTCGATGGAGGATCCTGTTAAGAAAGTGTGAAAATAGCCCAgagtatttgaaaacaatgacacTTGCATGTATGGTCCTCCATAATATTTGTCTGGATTTAGGAGACACGATTTCATGTAAGCTGGATGTAACCCTTGATCCCACCACAGGAGAAAGAAGGGACAGAGATACCATTAGGGCTCTGTTGCGTATGTGTCAGTGTCCACATCAAGCTGATTTGATAAGAAAGAAACTAACTAAGAAATGCTGGGATGAAAAGCAAGGACATGGAGTTTGTTGA